The proteins below come from a single Parafrankia discariae genomic window:
- a CDS encoding WhiB family transcriptional regulator yields the protein MTDVRRLPGPGAEKWEWQLHGACRGESTELFFHPEGERGPARAAREAAAKAICARCPVIRACGEHALAAREPYGVWGGMSESEREAVLTGRTRRGAARHAPARPGLAPAC from the coding sequence ATGACCGACGTCCGACGACTTCCAGGCCCCGGCGCGGAGAAGTGGGAGTGGCAGCTCCACGGCGCCTGTCGAGGTGAGAGTACCGAGCTGTTCTTCCATCCCGAGGGCGAACGCGGCCCAGCCAGAGCCGCGCGGGAAGCGGCGGCGAAGGCGATCTGCGCACGCTGCCCGGTAATCCGGGCGTGCGGGGAACATGCCCTCGCCGCCCGGGAACCGTACGGCGTGTGGGGCGGAATGAGCGAGTCCGAGCGGGAGGCGGTCCTCACCGGGCGCACCCGCAGGGGCGCCGCCCGCCACGCACCCGCCCGGCCGGGGCTCGCTCCGGCCTGCTGA
- the groL gene encoding chaperonin GroEL (60 kDa chaperone family; promotes refolding of misfolded polypeptides especially under stressful conditions; forms two stacked rings of heptamers to form a barrel-shaped 14mer; ends can be capped by GroES; misfolded proteins enter the barrel where they are refolded when GroES binds) — MPKILTFNEDARRSLERGVNALADAVKVTIGPRGRNVVISKSYGAPTITNDGVTIAREVELDDPYQNLGAQLAKEVATKTNDVAGDGTTTATVLAQEMVRQGLRQVTAGAAPLSLKIGIEAAVAAVSAALLEAAIEIGSKETIAQVAAISAQDAQVGELIAEAMDKIGKDGVITIEESQTMGLDLELTEGMQFDKGYISPYFVTDQESMEAVLEDAYVLLHPGKISALNDILPILEQVVQERKPLLIIAEDVEGEALSTLVVNAVRKTFTVVAVKAPGFGDRRKAMLQDLAVLTGGQVVATEVGLKLDSITLAELGRARRIVVDKDLTTIVDGAGDADAVGERVRQMKAEIELSDSDWDREKLQERLAKLAGGVAVIRVGAATEVELKEKKHRLEDAVSATRAAVEEGIVAGGGSALVHAAKVLDGDLGLTGDERSGVRVVRAALDAPLTWIARNAGLEGAVIVSKVREGEVGRGFNAATGEYVDLVAAGVVDPVKVTRSAVANAASIAALLITTESLVAEKPEEPAEAGHGHGHDHGGHGHGHSHGPGF; from the coding sequence ATGCCGAAGATTCTCACGTTCAACGAGGACGCCCGCCGGTCGCTCGAGCGGGGCGTGAACGCCCTCGCGGACGCGGTCAAGGTGACGATCGGCCCGCGTGGCCGCAACGTCGTCATCAGCAAGTCGTACGGCGCGCCGACGATCACCAACGACGGTGTGACGATCGCGCGTGAGGTGGAGCTGGACGACCCCTACCAGAACCTGGGGGCGCAGCTCGCCAAGGAGGTCGCCACCAAGACCAACGACGTCGCCGGCGACGGGACGACGACGGCCACGGTGCTGGCCCAGGAGATGGTGCGCCAGGGTCTGCGGCAGGTGACCGCCGGCGCGGCTCCGCTGTCGCTCAAGATCGGTATCGAGGCGGCGGTCGCCGCCGTCTCGGCGGCGCTGCTGGAAGCCGCGATCGAGATCGGCTCGAAGGAGACCATCGCGCAGGTCGCCGCGATCTCGGCGCAGGACGCCCAGGTCGGCGAGCTCATCGCCGAGGCGATGGACAAGATCGGCAAGGACGGTGTGATCACCATCGAGGAGAGCCAGACCATGGGTCTGGACCTCGAGCTCACCGAGGGGATGCAGTTCGACAAGGGCTACATCTCGCCGTACTTCGTGACCGACCAGGAAAGCATGGAGGCCGTCCTCGAGGACGCCTACGTGCTGCTGCACCCTGGCAAGATCAGCGCGCTGAACGACATCCTGCCGATCCTCGAGCAGGTCGTGCAGGAGCGTAAGCCGCTGCTGATCATCGCCGAGGACGTCGAGGGCGAGGCGCTGTCGACCCTGGTCGTCAACGCGGTGCGCAAGACCTTCACGGTCGTCGCGGTGAAGGCTCCCGGTTTCGGTGACCGCCGCAAGGCGATGCTGCAGGACCTCGCGGTCCTGACCGGTGGCCAGGTCGTCGCCACCGAGGTGGGCCTCAAGCTCGACTCGATCACGCTCGCCGAGCTCGGCCGGGCGCGGCGGATCGTCGTCGACAAGGACCTCACCACGATCGTCGACGGTGCCGGTGACGCCGACGCCGTCGGCGAGCGGGTCCGGCAGATGAAGGCGGAGATCGAGCTCTCCGACTCGGACTGGGACCGCGAGAAGCTCCAGGAGCGGCTGGCCAAGCTGGCCGGCGGGGTCGCGGTCATCCGCGTCGGCGCCGCCACCGAGGTCGAGCTCAAGGAGAAGAAGCACCGTCTCGAGGACGCCGTGTCGGCGACCCGGGCCGCAGTCGAGGAGGGCATCGTGGCGGGCGGCGGCAGCGCGCTCGTGCACGCGGCCAAGGTCCTCGACGGTGACCTCGGCCTGACCGGGGACGAGCGGTCCGGGGTGCGCGTCGTGCGTGCCGCGCTCGACGCCCCGCTCACCTGGATCGCGCGCAACGCCGGGCTCGAGGGCGCTGTGATCGTGTCCAAGGTCCGCGAGGGCGAGGTCGGTCGGGGCTTCAACGCGGCCACCGGCGAGTACGTCGACCTGGTCGCGGCCGGTGTGGTCGACCCGGTGAAGGTCACCCGGTCCGCGGTGGCGAACGCGGCCTCCATCGCCGCGCTGCTCATCACCACCGAGAGCCTGGTGGCGGAGAAGCCCGAGGAGCCGGCGGAGGCCGGTCACGGCCACGGTCACGACCACGGGGGCCACGGCCACGGCCACTCGCACGGCCCGGGTTTCTGA
- the groES gene encoding co-chaperone GroES has translation MVTTATKVAIKPLEDRIVVQPSDAETTTASGIVIPDTAKEKPQEGTVLAVGPGRFEDGKRVPLDVKVGDVVLYSKYGGTEVKYAGEEYLVLSARDVLAIIEK, from the coding sequence ATCGTGACGACCGCCACCAAGGTTGCAATCAAGCCGCTCGAGGACCGGATCGTCGTCCAGCCCTCGGACGCCGAGACGACCACCGCGTCCGGCATTGTGATTCCGGACACCGCCAAGGAGAAGCCCCAGGAGGGCACCGTCCTTGCCGTCGGCCCGGGTCGGTTCGAGGACGGCAAGCGCGTCCCGCTCGACGTCAAGGTCGGCGACGTGGTGCTCTACAGCAAGTACGGCGGCACCGAGGTCAAGTACGCCGGCGAGGAGTACCTGGTGCTCTCCGCCCGGGACGTCCTCGCGATCATCGAGAAGTAG
- a CDS encoding MarR family winged helix-turn-helix transcriptional regulator, with amino-acid sequence MEGSSGTSPMPASVVFQSASPAAERPAASSAVHGPADPAIAGCPSVAADAELELPDEVRDDLRWIVGQIQHGYLAASVSAIGSLPGGLKGFYVLGAAVEGTAHNQIEVARRFSIDRTVMVRLVDEMERAGLVERRPDPADRRARMIIATERGVQEHERVRLRLRTVDDHVLAPLAPADRAVFIGLARLVAAHLVAMDPTRGAAACAAAEAEMRDTTAGCAGPDAPGNPGVGRAAPGC; translated from the coding sequence GTGGAGGGGTCCTCGGGCACGTCGCCGATGCCGGCCTCCGTCGTGTTCCAGTCCGCGTCTCCAGCGGCGGAGCGACCGGCCGCGTCGTCGGCTGTCCATGGTCCGGCTGATCCGGCCATCGCCGGCTGTCCGTCCGTCGCCGCCGACGCGGAGCTTGAGCTGCCCGACGAGGTCCGTGACGACCTGCGCTGGATCGTCGGCCAGATCCAGCACGGGTACCTGGCCGCCTCGGTGAGCGCCATCGGTTCGCTGCCCGGTGGTCTCAAGGGTTTCTATGTACTGGGCGCCGCGGTCGAGGGAACGGCGCACAACCAGATCGAGGTCGCCCGCCGCTTCTCCATCGACCGGACCGTGATGGTCCGGCTGGTCGACGAGATGGAGCGTGCCGGCCTGGTCGAGCGCCGCCCGGACCCGGCGGACCGCCGGGCGAGAATGATCATCGCCACCGAGCGGGGAGTCCAGGAGCACGAGCGGGTGCGGCTGCGGCTGCGGACCGTCGACGACCACGTCCTGGCGCCGCTGGCGCCCGCGGACCGCGCGGTCTTCATCGGGCTGGCCCGGCTCGTCGCGGCCCACCTGGTCGCGATGGATCCGACCAGGGGTGCCGCCGCGTGCGCCGCGGCCGAGGCCGAGATGCGCGACACCACCGCCGGTTGTGCCGGCCCCGACGCCCCCGGTAACCCCGGTGTCGGCCGTGCCGCGCCGGGCTGCTGA